Proteins encoded within one genomic window of Armatimonadota bacterium:
- the nadC gene encoding carboxylating nicotinate-nucleotide diphosphorylase encodes MRRSVTDERLSDLAADSRRVAELALSEDGDVDITSELTVALETRATGVIEFRQEGVVAGTAYADAVVALCGGSTEWLVDDGASVSCGAHIGSVRGDLAGILRAERPLLNILQRACGIATATREYARAVAGTKCRILHTRKTAPGLRGLDVRAVLSGGGEPHRIDLEQAVMIKDNHWSAMEREGTDLSTVCQAARSRGVTDIYVEVETLAQVKEALKAGATRLLVDNQSPQSFGQFVDTARSIMPDVEIEATGGITLENVREYAVSGADFASIGALTHSVTSVDLALEVTEIE; translated from the coding sequence GTGCGCAGATCAGTCACCGACGAACGCCTGTCCGACCTGGCTGCGGACTCCAGGAGGGTGGCGGAGCTCGCCCTATCTGAAGACGGTGATGTTGACATAACGAGCGAACTCACCGTCGCGCTGGAAACACGGGCCACCGGTGTCATCGAATTTCGACAAGAGGGTGTCGTTGCCGGCACCGCCTACGCCGATGCCGTCGTTGCCCTGTGCGGTGGATCGACGGAGTGGCTGGTAGATGACGGTGCGTCTGTTTCTTGCGGCGCCCATATCGGCTCTGTTCGAGGCGACCTCGCCGGAATCCTTCGCGCGGAGCGGCCGCTGCTCAATATTCTTCAGCGGGCGTGCGGAATCGCAACCGCCACACGGGAGTACGCGCGTGCAGTGGCGGGAACGAAGTGTCGAATCCTGCACACGCGGAAAACCGCACCAGGTCTCCGCGGTCTTGACGTCAGGGCGGTCCTGTCCGGCGGCGGAGAACCCCACCGCATCGATTTGGAACAGGCGGTAATGATAAAGGACAACCACTGGTCAGCGATGGAGCGTGAAGGGACGGACCTGAGCACGGTGTGCCAGGCCGCGCGATCAAGGGGCGTGACCGACATATACGTCGAAGTCGAAACGCTCGCTCAGGTGAAGGAGGCCTTGAAAGCCGGAGCCACCCGGCTCCTTGTGGACAACCAGTCTCCGCAGAGCTTTGGCCAGTTTGTCGATACAGCGCGCAGTATCATGCCTGACGTCGAGATTGAGGCGACCGGCGGTATCACGCTCGAAAACGTGCGGGAGTATGCCGTGAGCGGCGCTGACTTCGCTTCTATTGGCGCGTTGACTCACAGCGTGACTTCGGTGGATCTGGCGCTGGAAGTCACGGAGATCGAGTAG
- a CDS encoding class II aldolase/adducin family protein — protein sequence MKKDTTVLADLITLTRQLADNRFVILGEGNTSARDGETLWVKASGHSMADIDASGFSQVATQPILDVLDLYDLSDDQLRRRLNDARVDPERDGYPSTETYMHAWLLTLPAVKFVSHTHPTTTLGIMCGPRAQEFADNRYFPDQIAMCGPRSVFVKYVAPGLRLAQEIRSQCQKYTEETGLQPKTILLQNHGLIALGQKTKEALSATMMMDKAASVFNTARDPVALSQEEVSKIQNWTDEHFRQSKIWED from the coding sequence GTGAAGAAAGACACAACCGTCCTTGCTGATCTGATAACACTGACTCGGCAGCTTGCGGACAACCGGTTCGTCATCCTCGGCGAAGGCAACACGTCAGCCAGGGACGGCGAGACGCTATGGGTCAAAGCCAGCGGTCATTCGATGGCTGACATCGACGCGTCCGGTTTCTCGCAGGTCGCCACGCAACCCATATTGGACGTATTGGACTTATACGACTTATCCGACGATCAGTTGCGGCGACGATTGAACGATGCGCGTGTCGATCCGGAGCGAGACGGCTATCCATCGACCGAAACGTACATGCACGCGTGGTTGCTGACACTGCCGGCCGTAAAGTTTGTATCGCACACGCACCCGACCACGACGCTTGGGATCATGTGCGGTCCGCGCGCCCAGGAATTCGCCGACAACCGCTACTTCCCCGACCAAATCGCCATGTGCGGACCGCGCTCTGTGTTCGTGAAATACGTCGCACCTGGCTTAAGATTGGCACAGGAGATACGATCTCAGTGCCAGAAGTACACCGAGGAGACCGGGCTCCAACCGAAGACGATCCTCTTGCAAAACCACGGGCTGATCGCTCTCGGCCAGAAGACCAAGGAAGCTCTGAGCGCGACGATGATGATGGACAAGGCGGCTTCCGTTTTCAACACTGCCCGCGATCCGGTAGCACTTTCTCAGGAAGAGGTCTCGAAAATCCAAAATTGGACCGATGAGCACTTCCGACAGAGCAAGATCTGGGAGGACTGA